One Peromyscus maniculatus bairdii isolate BWxNUB_F1_BW_parent chromosome 14, HU_Pman_BW_mat_3.1, whole genome shotgun sequence genomic window carries:
- the Cep170b gene encoding centrosomal protein of 170 kDa protein B isoform X1, which produces MSVTSWFLVSSSGTRHRLPRELIFVGRDECELMLQSRSVDKQHAVINYDQDRDEHWVKDLGSLNGTFVNDVRIPDQKYITLKLNDVIRFGYDSNMYVLERVQHRVPEEALKHEKYTSQLQVSVKTSAPKRGEALPEHTPYCESPQPRPEKGDRRHGAEAVAYRTPLYGQPSWWGEDDSATPPEDRHQEEPYPERPKGLAQQDGELDSCRAPAEPPDYSFRREPSYFEIPTKEAPQPPQLPEVPTQEVPTKDQEASGGGTAPVVQSHASFTIEFDDCSPGKVKIKDHITKFSLRQRRPPSKEATPVEMVSAETKVADWLVQNDPSLLRRDGPGDDRQSTKSDLPIHTRTLKGHKHEDGTQSDSEDPLAKAASVSGAPTEASGEQVRLQRQIKRDPQELLHNQQAFVIEFFDEDTPRKKRSQSFTHTPPVDPKADKRRGTGTADRERPGVTVRAAGSSSGPQRASSLKREKTEERLGNTSPIPRAPTRPFGSVGRRSRLAQDFMAQCMRDSSPATRPVPEKTPPVLPAPLTPRGASPVTPSTTPPPPTDPQLSKARRQEEEDSLSDAGTYTIETEAQDREVEEARKMIDQVFGVFESPELSRVSSATFRPVIRGDRDEPSDGGVAQRMALLQEFASRAPGVAPQMEQQSLLVPGSPGGQKWVSRWASLADSYSDAALAEDGPGRRTGEPEGALPVRTRRLLPQLPSDRADSPAGLEAARRSGPGPPELGSEQASRLIGQEDLDPDSLSDASGSDGGRGPEPGPEQQEELAWARGRRSPRAPGELAPTSFFIGDQNGEATFPKKSSVAPGEVDGPGRVVQTSPSARDGLYVSANGRMVIQLRGGRSPEPDTAPPKEALAFARQESFTKEPSSGPPAPGKLPHISSHPLLQDLAAARASRMDFHTQDTHLILKETETALAALEARLRSKSADECEGGSTPRPPEDSLSGDSDVDTASTISLLSGKNGPSPTTPQTPGPQKESLLSPPAVPDPGGATQGSARDRLSEKQHRPPGPADLGHGEPSRRLAMRRGHGSRGSLDWPEEERGSGLAHLPNSNHETPEATGTGRQGPRRKPVAPPPSPAASSTTAQKVQQALTRSNSLSTPRPTRASRLRRARLGDASDTEAMDAERGTTANPEPANRPAPEQAKKLTRLDILAMPRKRAGSFTGPSDSETAPARTGFSGRSAELYSTNRKPTMAEARAAARKAAAAAAASTGPRQPFSRARPGSARYSSSTRRRQQGSDYTSTSEEEYGSHHSSPKHTRSHASTATQTPRASSSARARSQAPGPRDTDDDEEEPDPYGFIVQTAEIAEIARLSQTLVKDVAILAREIHDVAGDGDSLGSPGPTRSPSLGNMPSTPASTISAREELVQRIPEASLNFQKVPPGSMNSHNLDQNMNDSREDALANKTRPRNREEVIFDNLMLNPVSQLSHAIRENTEHLAEKMKILFQNTGRAWEDLEARINAENEVPILKTSNKEISSILKELRRVQKQLEVINAIVDPSVNLDLLMGNRAPAGPTQPGLGKVRPAAQSSASPASVDTLLPALPLRSFPQRANCGPPGLPEPAFLPDAERFLI; this is translated from the exons ATGAGCGTCACATCATGGTTCCTGGTGAGCAGCAGTGGTACCCGCCACCGGCTCCCACGTGAGCTCATCTTCGTGGGGCGTGATGAGTGTGAGCTCATGTTGCAG TCCCGTAGCGTGGACAAGCAGCATGCCGTCATCAACTACGACCAGGACCGTGATGAGCACTGGGTGAAGGACCTGGGCAGTCTCAATGGG aCATTTGTGAATGATGTGCGCATCCCAGACCAGAAGTACATCACACTGAAGCTCAATGATGTCATCCGCTTTGGCTATG ATTCCAACATGTACGTGCTGGAGCGTGTGCAGCACCGTGTTCCTGAGGAGGCGCTCAAG CACGAGAAGTACACCAGCCAGCTGCAGGTGAGTGTCAAGACCTCGGCACCCAAGAGGGGTGAGGCACTGCCAGAGCATACCCCCTACTGTGAGTCCCCACAGCCCAGACCAGAGAAAGGGGACCGAAGACATGGAGCAG AGGCAGTGGCCTACCGCACACCCCTGTATGGGCAGCCCTCCTGGTGGGGTGAGGATGACAGTGCCACACCACCTGAAGACCGGCACCAGGAGGAGCCCTACCCAG AGCGTCCCAAGGGCCTGGCCCAGCAAGATGGTGAACTAGACAGCTGCCGCGCTCCTGCTGAGCCGCCGGACTACTCATTCAGACGGGAGCCCAGCTACTTCGAGATCCCCACGAAGGAAGCCCCACAGCCCCCACAGCTCCCTGAGGTGCCAACACAGGAAGTGCCCACAAAAGACCAGGAGGCCAGCGGTGGTGGGACGGCCCCTGTGGTACAGAGCCACGCCTCCTTCACCATTGAGTTTGATGACTGCAGCCCAGGCAAGGTGAAGATCAAAGACCACATCACCAAGTTCTCACTGCGCCAGCGGCGGCCCCCCAGCAAGGAGGCCACTCCTGTGGAGATGGTCTCAGCCGAAACCAAGGTGGCCGACTGGCTGGTGCAGAATGACCCGAGCCTGCTGCGCCGGGATGGCCCAGGGGATGACCGTCAGAGCACCAAAAGCGATCTCCCTATCCACACCCGGACTCTGAAGG GCCACAAGCACGAGGATGGCACACAGAGCGACTCGGAGGACCCCTTGGCCAAGGCTGCTTCGGTGTCTGGAGCCCCAACAGAAGCCAGTGGGGAGCAGGTGCGGCTGCAGAGACAGATCAAGAGGGACCCCCAGGAGCTGCTGCACAACCAGCAGGCCTTTGTCATCGAGTTCTTCGACGAGGATACGCCCCGCAAGAAACGTTCACAGTCCTTTACACACACCCCACCCGTGGACCCCAAGGCTGACAAGCGCCGGGGCACCGGGACTGCCGACAGGGAGCGTCCGGGTGTCACGGTCCGTGCGGCAGGGAGCAGCTCGGGACCCCAGAGAGCCAGCTCGCTCAAGAGAGAGAAGACGGAGGAGCGGCTGGGCAACACTTCCCCCATCCCCCGTGCCCCCACACGCCCCTTTGGCAGTGTGGGGCGCCGCTCCCGCCTGGCCCAGGACTTTATGGCCCAGTGTATGCGGGACAGCTCCCCAGCCACCAGGCCCGTCCCCGAAAAGACACCTCCAGTGCTGCCTGCCCCCCTGACACCCCGTGGGGCCAGCCCCGTGACCCCCTCAACCACACCACCGCCCCCCACTGACCCCCAGCTGAGCAAGGCACgtaggcaggaggaggaggacagcctTAGCGATGCGGGCACCTACACCATTGAGACGGAGGCGCAAGACAGAGAAGTCGAGGAGGCCCGGAAGATGATCGACCAG GTTTTTGGGGTATTTGAGTCCCCTGAACTCTCTAGGGTGTCCTCGGCTACCTTCCGCCCAGTCATCAGAGGTGACAGAGACGAACCCAGTGATGGAGGTGTGGCCCAGCGGATGGCTCTGCTGCAAGAGTTCGCTTCCCGAGCACCAGGCGTGGCCCCCCAGATGGAGCAGCAG AGCCTCTTGGTCCCAGGCtcccctggaggtcagaagtgggttTCCCGATGGGCTAGCCTGGCTGACAGCTACTCAGACGCTGCCTTGGCAG AGGACGGTCCTGGGCGAAGAACTGGAGAGCCTGAGGGGGCCCTGCCTGTGCGCACGCGGCGACTGCTCCCTCAGTTGCCCAGTGACAGGGCTGACAGCCCTGCAGGCCTTGAAGCTGCCAGGCGGAGTGGCCCAGGGCCACCAGAGCTGGGCAGTGAGCAGGCTAGTCGCCTTATAGGGCAGGAAGATCTGGACCCTGATAGCCTCAGTGATGCCAGCGGATCAGATGGCGGCCGTGGCCCAGAACCAGGCCCAGAACAGCAGGAGGAGCTAGCGTGGGCCAGGGGTCGGCGCTCACCAAGAGCCCCTGGGGAGCTAGCCCCCACCTCTTTCTTCATTGGTGATCAGAATGGGGAGGCCACCTTCCCCAAGAAATCGTCTGTGGCTCCTGGAGAGGTGGATGGCCCGGGACGTGTGGTCCAGACCAGCCCTTCAGCAAGGGATGGCCTCTACGTCAGTGCCAATGGGAGGATGGTGATCCAGCTACGCGGTGGTCGGTCCCCAGAGCCTGACACGGCTCCACCCAAGGAGGCCCTGGCCTTTGCCCGGCAAGAGAGCTTCACCAAGGAGCCAAGCAGTGGCCCCCCAGCACCTGGCAAGCTCCCTCACATTTCTAGTCACCCACTCCTACAAGACTTGGCTGCAGCGCGGGCCTCTCGCATGGACTTCCACACGCAGGACACCCACCTGATCTTGAAGGAGACTGAGACAGCCCTGGCAGCCCTGGAGGCCCGACTACGCTCCAAGTCTGCAGATGAATGTGAGGGGGGCAGCACCCCCAGGCCTCCCGAGGACTCCCTGTCTGGGGATTCAGATGTGGACACGGCCAGCACCATTAGCTTGCTCAGTGGCAAGAATGGACCCAGCCCAACGACCCCCCAGACTCCAGGGCCACAGAAGGAGAGCCTGCTGTCCCCACCGGCAGTTCCAGACCCAGGGGGTGCTACCCAGGGCAGTGCCCGGGACCGACTGTCAGAGAAACAGCACCGCCCTCCGGGCCCTGCAGACTTGGGTCATGGAGAGCCATCAAGGCGCCTGGCTATGCGGCGTGGCCATGGGTCTCGAGGGTCCCTGGACTGGCCTGAAGAGGAACGGGGCTCTGGCCTTGCCCACCTGCCCAATTCTAACCATGAGACCCCTGAGGCCACTGGGACAGGTCGACAAGGGCCCCGCCGGAAGCCAGTGGCCCCTCCACCCTCCCCGGCTGCCAGTTCCACCACCGCTCAGAAGGTGCAGCAAGCACTGACCCGCTCCAACAGCCTGTCCACCCCGAGGCCCACCAGGGCCTCCCGACTCAGGCGGGCCCGTTTGGGGGATGCCTCGGACACCGAGGCCATGGATGCCGAGCGGGGGACCACAGCCAACCCCGAGCCAGCAAATCGACCAGCCCCTGAGCAGGCCAAGAAACTGACACGCTTGGACATCCTGGCCATGCCCCGGAAGCGGGCAGGCTCCTTCACGGGACCCAGCGATTCTGAGACAGCCCCGGCCCGCACTGGCTTCTCGGGCCGCAGTGCTGAACTCTACAGCACCAACCGCAAGCCCACCATGGCCGAGGCCCGGGCTGCTGCCAGGAAGgcggctgctgccgccgccgccagcaCGGGCCCCCGCCAGCCCTTCAGCAGGGCCCGCCCGGGCAGTGCCAGATACTCTTCCA GCACACGGCGGCGGCAGCAGGGTTCGGATTACACGTCCACCTCCGAGGAGGAGTATGGGTCCCACCACAGCTCCCCTAAACACACACGCTCCCATGCCTCAACAGCCACACAGACCCCAAGGGCCAGCAGCTCTGCCCGGGCTCGTTCCCAGGCCCCCGGCCCCCGGGACACAGACGACGATGAGGAAGAGCCTGACCCTTACGGCTTCATTGTGCAGACAGCGGAGATCGCAGAGATTGCTAG GCTGAGCCAGACACTAGTAAAGGATGTGGCCATCCTGGCCAGGGAGATTCATGATGTGGCGGGAGATGGGGATTCGCTGGGCTCCCCAGGACCCACTCGCAGCCCGTCTCTCGGGAATATGCCCAGCACCCCTGCCTCGACCATCTCAGCCCGTGAAGAG CTGGTACAGCGCATTCCAGAGGCCAGCCTCAATTTCCAGAAGGTGCCACCTGGCTCCATGAACTCTCACAACTTGGATCAGAACATGAACGACAGCCGTGAGGATGCCCTGGCCAATAAAACAAGGCCTCGGAACCGTGAGGAG GTGATCTTTGATAATCTGATGCTAAACCCGGTGTCCCAGCTGTCACATGCCATTCGTGAAAACACAGAGCATCTTGCTGAGAAGATGAA GATCCTCTTCCAGAACACAGGCCGGGCATGGGAGGACCTAGAGGCCAGGATCAATGCTGAGAATGAAGTGCCCATCCTGAAGACATCCAACAAG gAGATCAGCTCGATCCTGAAGGAACTAAGACGTGTACAGAAGCAGCTGGAAG TCATCAATGCCATCGTGGACCCTAGCGTGAACCTCGACCTGCTCATGGGAAACAGAGCTCCTGCAGGGCCCACTCAGCCAGGCCTTGGGAAAGTCCGGCCAGCAGCTCAGAGCTCAGCTTCACCTGCCTCGGTGGACACcttgctgccagccctgcccctcaGGAGCTTCCCGCAACGGGCAAACTGCGGGCCCCCTGGCCTCCCGGAGCCTGCCTTTCTTCCTGATGCTGAGAGGTTCCTGATCTAA
- the Cep170b gene encoding centrosomal protein of 170 kDa protein B isoform X2 codes for MSVTSWFLVSSSGTRHRLPRELIFVGRDECELMLQSRSVDKQHAVINYDQDRDEHWVKDLGSLNGTFVNDVRIPDQKYITLKLNDVIRFGYDSNMYVLERVQHRVPEEALKHEKYTSQLQVSVKTSAPKRGEALPEHTPYCESPQPRPEKGDRRHGAEAVAYRTPLYGQPSWWGEDDSATPPEDRHQEEPYPERPKGLAQQDGELDSCRAPAEPPDYSFRREPSYFEIPTKEAPQPPQLPEVPTQEVPTKDQEASGGGTAPVVQSHASFTIEFDDCSPGKVKIKDHITKFSLRQRRPPSKEATPVEMVSAETKVADWLVQNDPSLLRRDGPGDDRQSTKSDLPIHTRTLKGHKHEDGTQSDSEDPLAKAASVSGAPTEASGEQVRLQRQIKRDPQELLHNQQAFVIEFFDEDTPRKKRSQSFTHTPPVDPKADKRRGTGTADRERPGVTVRAAGSSSGPQRASSLKREKTEERLGNTSPIPRAPTRPFGSVGRRSRLAQDFMAQCMRDSSPATRPVPEKTPPVLPAPLTPRGASPVTPSTTPPPPTDPQLSKARRQEEEDSLSDAGTYTIETEAQDREVEEARKMIDQVFGVFESPELSRVSSATFRPVIRGDRDEPSDGGVAQRMALLQEFASRAPGVAPQMEQQSLLVPGSPGGQKWVSRWASLADSYSDAALAEDGPGRRTGEPEGALPVRTRRLLPQLPSDRADSPAGLEAARRSGPGPPELGSEQASRLIGQEDLDPDSLSDASGSDGGRGPEPGPEQQEELAWARGRRSPRAPGELAPTSFFIGDQNGEATFPKKSSVAPGEVDGPGRVVQTSPSARDGLYVSANGRMVIQLRGGRSPEPDTAPPKEALAFARQESFTKEPSSGPPAPGKLPHISSHPLLQDLAAARASRMDFHTQDTHLILKETETALAALEARLRSKSADECEGGSTPRPPEDSLSGDSDVDTASTISLLSGKNGPSPTTPQTPGPQKESLLSPPAVPDPGGATQGSARDRLSEKQHRPPGPADLGHGEPSRRLAMRRGHGSRGSLDWPEEERGSGLAHLPNSNHETPEATGTGRQGPRRKPVAPPPSPAASSTTAQKVQQALTRSNSLSTPRPTRASRLRRARLGDASDTEAMDAERGTTANPEPANRPAPEQAKKLTRLDILAMPRKRAGSFTGPSDSETAPARTGFSGRSAELYSTNRKPTMAEARAAARKAAAAAAASTGPRQPFSRARPGSARYSSTTQTPRASSSARARSQAPGPRDTDDDEEEPDPYGFIVQTAEIAEIARLSQTLVKDVAILAREIHDVAGDGDSLGSPGPTRSPSLGNMPSTPASTISAREELVQRIPEASLNFQKVPPGSMNSHNLDQNMNDSREDALANKTRPRNREEVIFDNLMLNPVSQLSHAIRENTEHLAEKMKILFQNTGRAWEDLEARINAENEVPILKTSNKEISSILKELRRVQKQLEVINAIVDPSVNLDLLMGNRAPAGPTQPGLGKVRPAAQSSASPASVDTLLPALPLRSFPQRANCGPPGLPEPAFLPDAERFLI; via the exons ATGAGCGTCACATCATGGTTCCTGGTGAGCAGCAGTGGTACCCGCCACCGGCTCCCACGTGAGCTCATCTTCGTGGGGCGTGATGAGTGTGAGCTCATGTTGCAG TCCCGTAGCGTGGACAAGCAGCATGCCGTCATCAACTACGACCAGGACCGTGATGAGCACTGGGTGAAGGACCTGGGCAGTCTCAATGGG aCATTTGTGAATGATGTGCGCATCCCAGACCAGAAGTACATCACACTGAAGCTCAATGATGTCATCCGCTTTGGCTATG ATTCCAACATGTACGTGCTGGAGCGTGTGCAGCACCGTGTTCCTGAGGAGGCGCTCAAG CACGAGAAGTACACCAGCCAGCTGCAGGTGAGTGTCAAGACCTCGGCACCCAAGAGGGGTGAGGCACTGCCAGAGCATACCCCCTACTGTGAGTCCCCACAGCCCAGACCAGAGAAAGGGGACCGAAGACATGGAGCAG AGGCAGTGGCCTACCGCACACCCCTGTATGGGCAGCCCTCCTGGTGGGGTGAGGATGACAGTGCCACACCACCTGAAGACCGGCACCAGGAGGAGCCCTACCCAG AGCGTCCCAAGGGCCTGGCCCAGCAAGATGGTGAACTAGACAGCTGCCGCGCTCCTGCTGAGCCGCCGGACTACTCATTCAGACGGGAGCCCAGCTACTTCGAGATCCCCACGAAGGAAGCCCCACAGCCCCCACAGCTCCCTGAGGTGCCAACACAGGAAGTGCCCACAAAAGACCAGGAGGCCAGCGGTGGTGGGACGGCCCCTGTGGTACAGAGCCACGCCTCCTTCACCATTGAGTTTGATGACTGCAGCCCAGGCAAGGTGAAGATCAAAGACCACATCACCAAGTTCTCACTGCGCCAGCGGCGGCCCCCCAGCAAGGAGGCCACTCCTGTGGAGATGGTCTCAGCCGAAACCAAGGTGGCCGACTGGCTGGTGCAGAATGACCCGAGCCTGCTGCGCCGGGATGGCCCAGGGGATGACCGTCAGAGCACCAAAAGCGATCTCCCTATCCACACCCGGACTCTGAAGG GCCACAAGCACGAGGATGGCACACAGAGCGACTCGGAGGACCCCTTGGCCAAGGCTGCTTCGGTGTCTGGAGCCCCAACAGAAGCCAGTGGGGAGCAGGTGCGGCTGCAGAGACAGATCAAGAGGGACCCCCAGGAGCTGCTGCACAACCAGCAGGCCTTTGTCATCGAGTTCTTCGACGAGGATACGCCCCGCAAGAAACGTTCACAGTCCTTTACACACACCCCACCCGTGGACCCCAAGGCTGACAAGCGCCGGGGCACCGGGACTGCCGACAGGGAGCGTCCGGGTGTCACGGTCCGTGCGGCAGGGAGCAGCTCGGGACCCCAGAGAGCCAGCTCGCTCAAGAGAGAGAAGACGGAGGAGCGGCTGGGCAACACTTCCCCCATCCCCCGTGCCCCCACACGCCCCTTTGGCAGTGTGGGGCGCCGCTCCCGCCTGGCCCAGGACTTTATGGCCCAGTGTATGCGGGACAGCTCCCCAGCCACCAGGCCCGTCCCCGAAAAGACACCTCCAGTGCTGCCTGCCCCCCTGACACCCCGTGGGGCCAGCCCCGTGACCCCCTCAACCACACCACCGCCCCCCACTGACCCCCAGCTGAGCAAGGCACgtaggcaggaggaggaggacagcctTAGCGATGCGGGCACCTACACCATTGAGACGGAGGCGCAAGACAGAGAAGTCGAGGAGGCCCGGAAGATGATCGACCAG GTTTTTGGGGTATTTGAGTCCCCTGAACTCTCTAGGGTGTCCTCGGCTACCTTCCGCCCAGTCATCAGAGGTGACAGAGACGAACCCAGTGATGGAGGTGTGGCCCAGCGGATGGCTCTGCTGCAAGAGTTCGCTTCCCGAGCACCAGGCGTGGCCCCCCAGATGGAGCAGCAG AGCCTCTTGGTCCCAGGCtcccctggaggtcagaagtgggttTCCCGATGGGCTAGCCTGGCTGACAGCTACTCAGACGCTGCCTTGGCAG AGGACGGTCCTGGGCGAAGAACTGGAGAGCCTGAGGGGGCCCTGCCTGTGCGCACGCGGCGACTGCTCCCTCAGTTGCCCAGTGACAGGGCTGACAGCCCTGCAGGCCTTGAAGCTGCCAGGCGGAGTGGCCCAGGGCCACCAGAGCTGGGCAGTGAGCAGGCTAGTCGCCTTATAGGGCAGGAAGATCTGGACCCTGATAGCCTCAGTGATGCCAGCGGATCAGATGGCGGCCGTGGCCCAGAACCAGGCCCAGAACAGCAGGAGGAGCTAGCGTGGGCCAGGGGTCGGCGCTCACCAAGAGCCCCTGGGGAGCTAGCCCCCACCTCTTTCTTCATTGGTGATCAGAATGGGGAGGCCACCTTCCCCAAGAAATCGTCTGTGGCTCCTGGAGAGGTGGATGGCCCGGGACGTGTGGTCCAGACCAGCCCTTCAGCAAGGGATGGCCTCTACGTCAGTGCCAATGGGAGGATGGTGATCCAGCTACGCGGTGGTCGGTCCCCAGAGCCTGACACGGCTCCACCCAAGGAGGCCCTGGCCTTTGCCCGGCAAGAGAGCTTCACCAAGGAGCCAAGCAGTGGCCCCCCAGCACCTGGCAAGCTCCCTCACATTTCTAGTCACCCACTCCTACAAGACTTGGCTGCAGCGCGGGCCTCTCGCATGGACTTCCACACGCAGGACACCCACCTGATCTTGAAGGAGACTGAGACAGCCCTGGCAGCCCTGGAGGCCCGACTACGCTCCAAGTCTGCAGATGAATGTGAGGGGGGCAGCACCCCCAGGCCTCCCGAGGACTCCCTGTCTGGGGATTCAGATGTGGACACGGCCAGCACCATTAGCTTGCTCAGTGGCAAGAATGGACCCAGCCCAACGACCCCCCAGACTCCAGGGCCACAGAAGGAGAGCCTGCTGTCCCCACCGGCAGTTCCAGACCCAGGGGGTGCTACCCAGGGCAGTGCCCGGGACCGACTGTCAGAGAAACAGCACCGCCCTCCGGGCCCTGCAGACTTGGGTCATGGAGAGCCATCAAGGCGCCTGGCTATGCGGCGTGGCCATGGGTCTCGAGGGTCCCTGGACTGGCCTGAAGAGGAACGGGGCTCTGGCCTTGCCCACCTGCCCAATTCTAACCATGAGACCCCTGAGGCCACTGGGACAGGTCGACAAGGGCCCCGCCGGAAGCCAGTGGCCCCTCCACCCTCCCCGGCTGCCAGTTCCACCACCGCTCAGAAGGTGCAGCAAGCACTGACCCGCTCCAACAGCCTGTCCACCCCGAGGCCCACCAGGGCCTCCCGACTCAGGCGGGCCCGTTTGGGGGATGCCTCGGACACCGAGGCCATGGATGCCGAGCGGGGGACCACAGCCAACCCCGAGCCAGCAAATCGACCAGCCCCTGAGCAGGCCAAGAAACTGACACGCTTGGACATCCTGGCCATGCCCCGGAAGCGGGCAGGCTCCTTCACGGGACCCAGCGATTCTGAGACAGCCCCGGCCCGCACTGGCTTCTCGGGCCGCAGTGCTGAACTCTACAGCACCAACCGCAAGCCCACCATGGCCGAGGCCCGGGCTGCTGCCAGGAAGgcggctgctgccgccgccgccagcaCGGGCCCCCGCCAGCCCTTCAGCAGGGCCCGCCCGGGCAGTGCCAGATACTCTTCCA CCACACAGACCCCAAGGGCCAGCAGCTCTGCCCGGGCTCGTTCCCAGGCCCCCGGCCCCCGGGACACAGACGACGATGAGGAAGAGCCTGACCCTTACGGCTTCATTGTGCAGACAGCGGAGATCGCAGAGATTGCTAG GCTGAGCCAGACACTAGTAAAGGATGTGGCCATCCTGGCCAGGGAGATTCATGATGTGGCGGGAGATGGGGATTCGCTGGGCTCCCCAGGACCCACTCGCAGCCCGTCTCTCGGGAATATGCCCAGCACCCCTGCCTCGACCATCTCAGCCCGTGAAGAG CTGGTACAGCGCATTCCAGAGGCCAGCCTCAATTTCCAGAAGGTGCCACCTGGCTCCATGAACTCTCACAACTTGGATCAGAACATGAACGACAGCCGTGAGGATGCCCTGGCCAATAAAACAAGGCCTCGGAACCGTGAGGAG GTGATCTTTGATAATCTGATGCTAAACCCGGTGTCCCAGCTGTCACATGCCATTCGTGAAAACACAGAGCATCTTGCTGAGAAGATGAA GATCCTCTTCCAGAACACAGGCCGGGCATGGGAGGACCTAGAGGCCAGGATCAATGCTGAGAATGAAGTGCCCATCCTGAAGACATCCAACAAG gAGATCAGCTCGATCCTGAAGGAACTAAGACGTGTACAGAAGCAGCTGGAAG TCATCAATGCCATCGTGGACCCTAGCGTGAACCTCGACCTGCTCATGGGAAACAGAGCTCCTGCAGGGCCCACTCAGCCAGGCCTTGGGAAAGTCCGGCCAGCAGCTCAGAGCTCAGCTTCACCTGCCTCGGTGGACACcttgctgccagccctgcccctcaGGAGCTTCCCGCAACGGGCAAACTGCGGGCCCCCTGGCCTCCCGGAGCCTGCCTTTCTTCCTGATGCTGAGAGGTTCCTGATCTAA